The Halomonas sp. KG2 genome contains a region encoding:
- a CDS encoding AzlD domain-containing protein: protein MSSALWLAVMISAIGTLLMRVVPFLWMQRRINSETGINNMPQWLSILGPLMIAAVLGVSIVPVSPSAVSWIATAIGLAVTLWVWSRLRSLGWPVAAGVAVFGIVEVGVALI, encoded by the coding sequence ATGAGTAGCGCGTTGTGGTTAGCGGTGATGATATCCGCGATAGGTACTCTGCTGATGCGTGTGGTGCCTTTTCTATGGATGCAGCGCCGTATAAACAGTGAGACAGGCATTAACAATATGCCTCAGTGGCTAAGTATTCTCGGCCCGCTGATGATCGCCGCTGTGCTCGGTGTTTCTATCGTGCCAGTGAGCCCGAGTGCCGTTTCATGGATTGCCACTGCTATCGGTCTTGCCGTCACATTGTGGGTATGGTCGCGGCTCCGCTCTTTGGGCTGGCCGGTCGCTGCTGGGGTGGCAGTATTTGGCATCGTAGAGGTGGGGGTAGCGCTAATATAA
- a CDS encoding TRAP transporter large permease, producing the protein MSPLITLIGSFLILIGLSVPIAFAIGLASILTIMQLGLPLTSVVNQMFASINSFPLLAVPFFLLLGRLMNDGGITDRLLRFADSTVGHVRGGLGHINVMVSMMFASLSGSAAADTASVGAVLIPAMKKSGYPAPFAVALTAASSVLGGIIPPSILMVIYGAFGNVSVGALFMGGILPGILVGLMQMGYVYYIARKHDIKATGKFSFRQMGRTAITAAPPMVLPLVVLGGITLGVFTATEAASVAVLVGVLLAFVFYRAIRFRQLPGILSDSVVAFSLPMFAVASAGIMGWLISYLGIAQEVANFILTVTQSRVGIMLLVMLFMLVIGTVLSPVTAVIIFLPIIQGLCIAADINQVHMALVVILSLTLGLITPPYGICLLIATQIGEVSMPRAFMAVIPLIVLIMSIIIAMILLPSVFLYLPQLVFPKAF; encoded by the coding sequence ATGAGTCCATTGATTACCTTGATTGGCAGTTTTCTGATTCTTATCGGCCTAAGTGTCCCTATCGCTTTTGCTATTGGTTTGGCTTCCATATTGACGATCATGCAATTGGGGCTGCCTTTAACCTCGGTCGTTAATCAGATGTTTGCCAGCATTAACTCATTCCCGTTACTGGCCGTGCCTTTCTTCCTATTGTTAGGGCGCCTGATGAACGACGGGGGCATCACCGACCGCCTGCTGCGCTTTGCGGATAGCACCGTTGGGCATGTTCGCGGCGGTCTGGGCCACATCAATGTCATGGTATCCATGATGTTCGCCAGCCTTTCGGGGTCTGCAGCTGCAGATACTGCCAGCGTGGGGGCGGTGCTCATTCCTGCGATGAAGAAGTCGGGCTATCCCGCGCCGTTTGCTGTGGCATTGACGGCAGCATCGTCTGTGCTGGGAGGGATCATTCCACCCTCGATTCTCATGGTAATTTACGGTGCCTTTGGCAATGTATCAGTGGGTGCTCTGTTTATGGGGGGCATTCTGCCAGGGATACTCGTCGGTTTGATGCAGATGGGATATGTGTATTACATCGCGAGAAAGCACGATATTAAAGCAACGGGTAAGTTCTCTTTCCGCCAAATGGGGCGTACAGCGATCACCGCTGCTCCACCTATGGTGCTGCCGCTAGTGGTGCTAGGTGGCATCACCCTAGGCGTATTCACTGCTACGGAAGCGGCTTCGGTAGCGGTCTTAGTAGGCGTGTTGTTGGCCTTTGTTTTTTATCGAGCGATACGTTTTAGGCAGCTTCCCGGCATTTTGTCAGATTCGGTTGTAGCCTTTTCGTTACCGATGTTTGCTGTTGCTTCCGCAGGCATTATGGGGTGGCTGATTTCGTACTTGGGGATCGCTCAGGAGGTCGCTAACTTTATCCTCACCGTAACGCAATCGCGGGTGGGCATCATGCTGTTGGTGATGCTGTTCATGTTAGTGATTGGAACCGTTCTCAGCCCGGTGACGGCAGTTATTATCTTCCTCCCCATTATTCAGGGACTGTGTATCGCGGCTGATATCAACCAGGTCCATATGGCGCTGGTAGTGATTTTATCGCTCACCCTAGGGTTGATTACGCCTCCCTATGGTATTTGTCTGCTTATCGCAACACAGATTGGCGAAGTTTCCATGCCGCGTGCTTTTATGGCAGTAATACCGCTAATAGTGCTCATTATGTCGATAATTATCGCCATGATACTACTGCCAAGCGTCTTTCTGTATTTACCGCAATTAGTGTTTCCAAAAGCGTTTTAG
- a CDS encoding TRAP transporter small permease — translation MRKINDLLEKLLTFIAGSLFAAFILTVLYQVVARNYLKISVSWTDEVAMACFIWAVFIGAAIALRKRRHYVVDVFPPSFVITQRVLRLFGSLACLPVIYVLIVHGNVLVDMGWNRRSVALGTPMAYVFAAIPVAGISMLLFSIETIRDDIAKLRAGRDAASGGEAPES, via the coding sequence ATGCGGAAAATAAACGATCTGTTGGAGAAACTCCTGACATTTATCGCGGGCTCGCTGTTTGCAGCCTTTATCCTAACGGTGCTCTATCAGGTGGTGGCACGTAACTACCTGAAAATATCAGTATCGTGGACCGATGAAGTTGCTATGGCTTGTTTCATTTGGGCGGTCTTTATTGGCGCGGCCATTGCACTGCGTAAGCGTAGGCACTATGTGGTGGACGTGTTCCCTCCAAGCTTTGTTATTACTCAGCGCGTATTACGCTTATTCGGTAGCCTCGCCTGTCTGCCCGTGATCTATGTACTGATTGTGCACGGTAATGTACTGGTGGATATGGGCTGGAACCGACGCTCGGTAGCCTTAGGTACGCCCATGGCCTATGTGTTCGCCGCGATCCCCGTAGCAGGTATCTCCATGTTGCTATTTTCTATTGAGACTATTCGCGATGATATCGCTAAGCTGCGTGCTGGTAGAGATGCGGCCAGTGGTGGAGAGGCCCCCGAATCATGA
- a CDS encoding TRAP transporter substrate-binding protein codes for MTKRTFSRLALAAATSMLFISPAMAETLRLGTVVSAPHPWIDAAEAFKAEVAEATDGRIDVQIFPGGQLGNDQTMVDEIRIGTTDMIIGGVMNISPYTPEFEIFSLNYLFEDMDKFRAATSPDSPVFDYFANAMQESGVGLKLLSLTGGGTRNLSTNTGPVTQPSDLQGIKMRVTGSRLDADMWQSVGALTTSLPWTEIYTGLQTGVVGAFESTISGYYSSRLYEVAPYHAKTEHQVMMSHISISENRFNRFSEEDQAIILNAAQNAGEFGTEKGVEYDAEFIQEFEELGVTVTEVDKQAFIDAVVPLHDEFAEERGLTELLDTIRNL; via the coding sequence ATGACAAAACGTACGTTTTCGCGCTTGGCCCTGGCAGCCGCAACTTCCATGCTTTTTATTTCCCCTGCTATGGCAGAAACCTTGCGCTTGGGCACGGTAGTAAGTGCTCCTCACCCATGGATTGATGCTGCTGAAGCGTTTAAAGCCGAAGTAGCAGAAGCGACCGATGGGCGTATCGATGTACAGATTTTCCCAGGTGGCCAATTAGGTAATGACCAGACAATGGTCGATGAGATTCGTATCGGTACTACCGATATGATCATTGGCGGTGTGATGAATATTTCGCCGTATACCCCTGAATTTGAAATTTTCAGTCTTAATTATCTGTTTGAAGATATGGATAAATTCCGGGCTGCCACCTCTCCAGACTCGCCCGTGTTTGACTACTTCGCCAACGCTATGCAGGAGTCAGGCGTAGGCTTGAAGTTGTTGAGTCTGACAGGAGGGGGAACGCGCAATTTAAGTACCAATACCGGACCTGTCACCCAGCCCTCTGATCTGCAAGGTATCAAGATGCGTGTGACTGGTTCCCGCCTGGATGCTGATATGTGGCAATCAGTCGGTGCGTTGACGACATCGCTACCATGGACAGAAATCTACACTGGCCTGCAAACCGGCGTAGTGGGGGCCTTCGAGAGCACCATCAGTGGTTATTACTCAAGCCGCCTTTATGAAGTAGCTCCTTATCATGCCAAAACCGAACACCAGGTGATGATGAGCCATATTTCCATCAGTGAGAACCGCTTTAACCGCTTCTCGGAAGAGGATCAGGCCATCATTCTCAATGCGGCCCAGAATGCGGGTGAGTTCGGCACTGAAAAAGGAGTGGAGTACGATGCGGAGTTTATTCAGGAATTCGAGGAGCTAGGTGTAACGGTGACTGAAGTCGACAAGCAGGCCTTCATTGATGCGGTCGTTCCTCTGCATGACGAGTTTGCTGAGGAACGTGGTTTGACTGAGCTGCTTGACACGATTCGCAACCTGTAA
- a CDS encoding peroxidase-related enzyme (This protein belongs to a clade of uncharacterized proteins related to peroxidases such as the alkylhydroperoxidase AhpD.), whose protein sequence is MSRVIHKFTTRVPTWRPHITPIDFDQATPAQREALKETPSNTKISDYVLVLAHDPEPLRIRTSLFNGIMYDKGGLSREERELGAVAASVVNRCIYCAAVHAQRYNNLTRDERVMQEIFFNGEKADIDARQRAILKFGMRLSECPPQVTEDDIASLREAGLDDQEILDLTLSTTLFGWANRLMHTLGEPVSGA, encoded by the coding sequence ATGAGTCGTGTCATTCACAAGTTCACTACCCGGGTACCCACGTGGCGTCCCCATATCACGCCGATTGATTTTGATCAGGCGACACCTGCTCAACGGGAAGCGCTGAAAGAGACGCCTTCCAACACCAAAATTTCCGACTATGTATTGGTGTTGGCGCATGATCCTGAGCCGCTGCGTATTCGCACGTCTCTATTTAACGGCATCATGTATGACAAGGGTGGTCTATCCCGTGAAGAGCGGGAACTGGGAGCGGTGGCAGCATCGGTCGTCAACCGCTGTATCTACTGCGCGGCTGTGCATGCTCAGCGTTATAACAACCTGACGCGTGATGAGCGGGTGATGCAGGAGATCTTCTTCAATGGCGAAAAGGCGGATATCGATGCTCGTCAGCGTGCCATCCTTAAGTTTGGCATGCGGCTCTCTGAGTGTCCTCCCCAAGTAACCGAAGATGATATTGCCAGCCTACGTGAAGCAGGGCTGGATGATCAGGAAATTTTGGATCTTACCCTCTCAACCACTCTGTTTGGCTGGGCAAACCGGCTTATGCACACCCTTGGTGAACCTGTATCGGGAGCATAG
- a CDS encoding NAD(P)/FAD-dependent oxidoreductase, whose product MTLTPSLAGAGLEALNARVKHDLACLNLPPANWVPPLEREDGRHVYDVVIVGGGQCGLVAAFALLSGGISNIRIFDRNPAGKEGPWMNYARMETLRSPKTLPGPSYGFASLTFRAWYEAQFGTEAWEILDKIPRPTWMEYLCWYREVLNLPVENSVKVEHVKPEGELLSLELSGPGATAERVLTRKLIMATGREGTGAPKIPDFVAGLPESSWAHTADDIDFTALKGKRVVVVGVGASAIDNAAEALEHGASEVRFLIRRQQMPTINKMMGIGSYGFTHGYATLPDEWRWRIMHYSFITQTPPPRGSTLRVSRHENAYFHFGCGIENIRVEGSEVVITTQQGKQVRCDFLILGTGFEVDPLARTELAGYADRILLWRDRYQPPAELQHEELGNFPYVDRDFAFQEREPGAAPWLRNIHCFNYGASISLGKVSGDIPGISEGASWLAGAIAAGFYREDIERHWQLLEHYDSPELLGDEWEPSPLS is encoded by the coding sequence ATGACCCTCACTCCCTCTTTGGCCGGTGCCGGCCTTGAAGCCTTGAATGCACGTGTGAAGCACGACCTCGCCTGTCTGAACCTGCCACCTGCTAATTGGGTTCCCCCATTAGAGAGAGAGGATGGGCGGCACGTTTACGATGTCGTGATTGTGGGGGGGGGGCAGTGCGGTTTAGTGGCGGCTTTCGCGCTACTGTCGGGAGGCATCTCCAATATCCGTATTTTTGATCGCAACCCGGCGGGTAAAGAAGGGCCCTGGATGAACTATGCCCGCATGGAGACACTGCGTTCGCCGAAAACATTACCAGGACCCAGCTATGGGTTTGCCTCACTGACCTTCCGGGCTTGGTATGAGGCGCAGTTTGGCACCGAGGCTTGGGAAATTCTTGACAAGATTCCGCGACCTACCTGGATGGAATACCTTTGCTGGTACCGTGAAGTTCTCAACCTGCCGGTCGAAAATAGTGTCAAGGTTGAGCATGTTAAGCCCGAGGGAGAGCTACTCAGTCTTGAGCTTTCTGGCCCAGGCGCGACGGCTGAACGTGTTCTAACACGTAAACTGATTATGGCGACTGGCCGTGAAGGTACCGGTGCCCCCAAGATTCCCGATTTCGTTGCTGGTTTGCCGGAATCTAGCTGGGCACACACGGCGGACGATATCGACTTTACTGCCCTTAAAGGGAAGCGTGTGGTCGTGGTGGGGGTAGGCGCCTCGGCGATTGATAATGCTGCTGAGGCGCTGGAGCATGGCGCCAGCGAGGTTCGCTTCCTGATTCGCCGTCAGCAGATGCCGACAATCAACAAAATGATGGGTATTGGCTCCTATGGCTTTACTCATGGCTACGCAACACTGCCGGATGAGTGGCGCTGGCGCATTATGCATTACTCTTTTATCACTCAGACGCCGCCTCCTCGTGGCTCGACGTTGCGCGTCAGCCGCCATGAGAATGCTTATTTTCACTTTGGTTGTGGCATTGAAAATATTCGAGTTGAAGGGTCGGAAGTGGTGATCACGACCCAGCAGGGCAAACAGGTTCGCTGCGACTTTCTGATTCTGGGAACTGGGTTTGAAGTTGACCCACTGGCCCGTACCGAGCTGGCAGGGTATGCCGATCGTATCCTGCTGTGGCGTGATCGATATCAGCCACCCGCCGAGCTTCAGCATGAGGAGCTGGGCAATTTTCCTTACGTGGATCGCGACTTTGCCTTCCAAGAACGAGAGCCAGGAGCGGCCCCCTGGCTGCGTAATATCCACTGCTTTAACTATGGCGCCTCTATTAGCTTAGGCAAAGTCAGCGGTGACATTCCTGGGATCAGCGAAGGAGCCAGCTGGTTGGCAGGTGCAATTGCCGCAGGCTTTTATCGAGAAGACATTGAACGCCACTGGCAGCTACTCGAACACTACGACTCTCCGGAACTACTGGGGGATGAGTGGGAGCCTTCCCCATTGTCTTGA
- a CDS encoding aminotransferase class V-fold PLP-dependent enzyme produces the protein MSHRASQWNKSRKPPSSPSAISREWMERLQSGVIGEGRLIPGPFGDCPLLYADYTASGRALDIVERAMQEEVLPLYANTHTETSYTGKMTTRLREAARQAVAESVGADDEYAVIFAGAGATAAIDRCCRILELTHGQVTSKVSKPVVFVGPYEHHSNDLVWRECDVDLVRTPLDSHGLVDLGILEQQLQAHAEREVKVVAFSAASNVTGILSPVAQIAKLAHQYGGLAVFDYAASGPYVAINMAGSGQGDHLDAVFLSPHKFVGGPGSSGVLVIRKAVCCNAKPSISGGGTVSYVTASHHRYVQNVERREEAGTPNILGDIRAGLAFRIKAKVGTETIELREKELVAMAVARWQKIANLNLLGSLNAPRLAIFSFNVTAGERAIHHNLVVAMLNDLFGIQARGGCSCAGPYGHELLSIDSDTAAAHEALVQKGRSIYRPGWVRLGFNFFFSNESANYVISAVEFIARYAPVLMKLYSVDEHSGVWVAQRPDASAQSEESVTPCLLDTLFTKDASVGTADEATVLDCFARALELVELAKALPLPANRHAEDVPVRWFWWPHEAEQAMQTQAEMMP, from the coding sequence CCCCTTGCTCTATGCCGATTACACGGCATCGGGAAGGGCGTTGGATATCGTCGAGCGGGCAATGCAGGAGGAGGTGTTGCCTCTGTATGCCAATACGCATACAGAAACCTCTTACACCGGTAAAATGACCACGCGGCTACGGGAAGCTGCTCGCCAAGCTGTGGCGGAGTCTGTAGGTGCTGATGACGAATATGCGGTCATTTTTGCTGGTGCTGGTGCAACCGCGGCGATAGATCGTTGCTGTCGCATTCTTGAGTTGACCCATGGGCAAGTGACTTCGAAGGTCTCCAAACCGGTTGTTTTCGTTGGCCCCTATGAGCATCACTCCAATGACCTGGTATGGCGTGAGTGCGATGTTGATCTGGTACGTACTCCTCTGGATAGCCATGGTCTTGTTGATCTGGGAATACTAGAACAGCAATTGCAGGCACATGCCGAGCGGGAAGTTAAAGTCGTGGCGTTTTCGGCTGCTTCGAATGTAACGGGGATTTTGTCGCCCGTGGCCCAGATAGCCAAGTTAGCGCACCAATATGGCGGCTTGGCTGTGTTCGACTATGCGGCAAGTGGGCCCTATGTCGCGATCAATATGGCAGGCAGCGGCCAAGGCGATCATTTGGATGCCGTCTTCCTTTCCCCTCATAAGTTTGTTGGTGGACCTGGAAGTTCCGGCGTGCTGGTGATTCGCAAAGCGGTGTGCTGCAATGCGAAGCCATCTATTTCAGGTGGCGGCACGGTATCCTATGTAACTGCCTCCCATCATCGCTATGTTCAGAATGTCGAGCGTCGGGAGGAAGCGGGTACGCCTAATATTTTGGGCGACATTCGCGCGGGGTTGGCGTTCCGTATCAAAGCAAAAGTTGGCACTGAGACCATTGAACTGCGCGAGAAAGAGTTGGTGGCCATGGCGGTGGCACGCTGGCAAAAAATAGCCAACCTAAACCTGCTTGGCTCACTTAATGCGCCCAGGCTGGCCATCTTCTCGTTCAATGTCACTGCTGGAGAAAGGGCGATACACCATAACCTCGTGGTTGCCATGCTGAATGACCTATTCGGTATTCAGGCTAGAGGTGGCTGTTCCTGCGCGGGCCCTTATGGTCATGAACTGCTTTCCATTGATAGTGATACGGCTGCAGCGCATGAAGCGTTAGTCCAAAAAGGTAGAAGCATATATCGCCCAGGTTGGGTAAGACTCGGATTTAACTTCTTTTTTAGCAATGAGTCGGCTAACTATGTAATATCAGCGGTCGAGTTTATTGCGCGTTATGCCCCAGTATTAATGAAACTTTACTCTGTGGATGAACATAGTGGTGTTTGGGTTGCCCAGCGCCCTGATGCGTCAGCTCAATCCGAAGAGTCAGTAACGCCATGCCTATTGGATACGCTTTTCACTAAGGATGCATCTGTTGGAACAGCTGACGAGGCCACAGTACTTGATTGCTTTGCCAGAGCGCTTGAATTGGTTGAACTGGCGAAAGCCTTGCCTTTACCCGCTAATCGCCATGCTGAAGATGTACCCGTTCGTTGGTTCTGGTGGCCCCATGAAGCCGAACAGGCCATGCAGACACAAGCCGAGATGATGCCATGA